The Panicum hallii strain FIL2 chromosome 9, PHallii_v3.1, whole genome shotgun sequence genome has a window encoding:
- the LOC112874650 gene encoding calmodulin-binding receptor-like cytoplasmic kinase 2, with the protein MAASPAASRRQSTTSSRRSGELPGGAGAHGHRPSYDRGRAPFSPDVYGRQLSSYSARSSQVSRSGSFKAAAQRVAGAFTSCFVPRVQVKTEEEEVKSRGTAECHVSIDSAGSGQEGRALTISDLSKATSNFSEKNIIKQGGSSTMYRGKLKDGSQIAAKCVRKLNGQYLTAELWRELETLQNIEHQNLARFLGFFERNNDSLIVLEYVSNGSLREHLDESCGNGLELVQRLNIAIDVAHAITYLHEYKEHPIIHGGIRSSVVLLTDALAAKVTGFGLLGMAASASGSGTGSGSDATPAKGAAGYVDPEYLTTYQLTDKSDVYSFGVLVVELVTGRLPVERSRGGEARLTTKWALQKCRGGEAVVAMDPRMRRSPASVAAVERMLTLAAQCVAASRKDRPSMRRCTEVLWAIRREYHRREEPRCAAVADERSDEWVLR; encoded by the exons ATGGCAGCGTCTCCGGCAGCATCGAGGAGGCAgtcgaccaccagcagcagaAGGAGCGGCGAGCTCCCAGGAGGCGCCGGCGCTCACGGCCACCGGCCTTCCTACGATCGTGGGCGGGCGCCGTTCTCCCCTGACGTCTACGGCCGGCAGCTCTCGTCCTACAGCGCCCGGTCCTCCCAGGTGAGCAGGAGCGGCTCGTTcaaggcggcggcgcagcgggtCGCCGGCGCGTTCACCAGCTGCTTCGTGCCGCGGGTCCAGGTCAAAACCGAGGAAGAGGAGGTGAAGAGCAGAGGCACCGCAGAGTGCCATGTCTCAATAGATTCAG CAGGATCAGGGCAAGAAGGTAGGGCGCTCACAATTTCTGATTTATCGAAGGCGACCTCAAATTTCAGCGAAAAGAACATAATAAAGCAAGGAGGTTCAAGCACCATGTACAGAGGAAAACTCAAGGATGGGTCTCAGATTGCCGCCAAATGTGTCAGAAAG TTGAACGGTCAGTATCTAACAGCTGAACTCTGGAGGGAGCTTGAGACTCTTCAGAATATTGAGCACCAGAATCTGGCGAGGTTCCTCGGATTCTTCGAGCGCAACAATGACAGCCTTATTGTCCTCGAGTACGTCAGCAATGGCTCCTTGAGGGAACACTTGGATG AATCCTGCGGAAATGGTTTAGAACTCGTGCAACGGCTCAACATCGCCATCGACGTTGCTCATGCCATCACCTACCTGCACGAGTACAAAG AGCATCCGATCATCCATGGGGGCATCCGGTCGTCGGTCGTGCTGCTGACTGACGCGCTGGCGGCGAAGGTGACCGGCTTTGGGCTGCTGGGAATGGCGGCCTCGGCCTCGGGCTCAGGCACAGGCTCAGGCTCGGACGCAACGCCGGCGAAGGGCGCCGCCGGGTACGTGGACCCGGAGTACCTGACCACGTACCAGCTGACCGACAAGAGCGACGTCTACTCCTTCGGCGTCCTCGTCGTCGAGCTCGTCACCGGCCGGCTGCCCGTCGAGCgcagccgcggcggcgaggcccGGCTCACCACCAAATGG GCGCTGCAGAAGTGCCGAGGAGGGGAAGCCGTGGTGGCCATGGACCCCAGGATGCGGCGGAGCCCGGCGTCGGTGGCGGCCGTGGAGAGGATGCTGACGCTGGCGGCGCAGTGCGTCGCGGCGTCCAGGAAGGACCGGCCGTCGATGCGGCGGTGCACCGAGGTGCTGTGGGCCATCCGGAGGGAATACCACCGCCGGGAAGAGCCGCGCTGCGCCGCCGTGGCAGATGAGCGGAGCGACGAGTGGGTGCTCAGGTAG
- the LOC112874649 gene encoding protein DEFECTIVE IN EXINE FORMATION 1, whose product MRPLLALAAACALLVAAGAAAEEARNSTNKFRQREASDDMLGYPHLDEDALLKTKCPKHVELRWQTEVSSSIYATPLIADINSDGKLEVVVPSFVHYLEVLEGTDGDKLPGWPAFHQSNVHSSPLLYDIDKDGVREIALATYNGVVNFFRVSGYMMMDKLEVPRRKVRKDWYVGLNPDPVDRSHPDVHDNSIAKEAASKESPTIEQNKSGSVEGGESQKNGSVQQHSVETKPNSTQAQENVELLNIVNNTHSGSISSVTTAAENTSQTQRRLLQTTDKSDDKTGSSKTHESDSGAKVAATVENNESLEEDADASFDLFRDPEDLPDEYNYDYDDYVDESMWGDEDWKEQEHEKEENYVSVDAHILSTPVIADIDKDGVQEMVIAVSYFFDREYYDNPEHAKELEGIDMQKYVASSIVVFNLDTRQVKWTADLDLSTDTVNFRAHVYSSPTVVDLDGDGYLDILVGTAYGLFYVIDHRGKVRKKFPLEMAEIHAPVIAADINDDGKIEMVTTDSHGNVAAWTAEGEEIWEVHLKSLIPQRPTVGDVNGDGHTDVVVPTVSGNIYVLSGKDGSKIQPFPYRAHGRIMSPVLLLDMSKHGENAKGLTLATTSFDGYLYLIEGSSGCADVVDIGETSYTMVLADNVDGGDDLDLIVTTMNGNVFCFSTPSPHHPLKEWRSSNQGRNNAAYQYNREGIYVKHGSRTFRDEEGKNFWLEFEIVDKYRVPYGNQAPYNVTVTLLVPGNYQGERRIVVSSVYHQPGKQRMMLPTVPVRTTGTVLVEMVDKNGLYFSDEFSLTFHMHYYKLLKWLVLLPMIGMFGVLVILRPQEGAPLPSFSRNID is encoded by the exons AGATGAAGATGCTTTACTGAAGACTAAATGTCCGAAGCATGTGGAGCTGAGATGGCAGACTGAAGTTAGTTCCAGCATTTATGCAACTCCCTTGATTGCTGATATCAACAG TGACGGAAAATTGGAAGTAGTGGTGCCATCATTTGTTCATTACTTAGAAGTTCTTGAAGGCACTGATGGAGACAAACTGCCAG GATGGCCTGCATTTCATCAGTCAAATGTTCATTCAAGTCCTCTTCTATATGACATTGACAAGGATGGTGTACGGGAAATAGCTTTGGCAACTTACAACGGTGTAGTAAATTTCTTTAG GGTATCAGGTTATATGATGATGGACAAGCTTGAGGTACCTCGTAGGAAAGTACGTAAAGATTGGTATGTTGGGCTAAATCCAGATCCAGTTGACCGCTCTCATCCAGATGTTCATGACAATTCGATTGCCAAAGAGGCTGCTTCTAAGGAATCTCCCACAATAGAGCAAAACAAATCAG GAAGTGTGGAGGGAGGTGAGTCCCAGAAAAATGGATCTGTGCAACAGCACTCAGTTGAAACAAAACCTAATTCTACCCAAGCACAAGAGAATGTGGAGTTGTTGAACATTGTAAACAACACTCATTCTGGGAGCATCTCTAGTGTTACTACTGCAGCAGAGAATACATCACAAACTCAGAGACGCTTGCTTCAAACAACTGACAAAAgtgatgataaaacaggaagctCAAAAACTCATGAAAGTGATTCCGGAGCAAAAGTAGCAGCCACTGTTGAAAATAATGAGTCTCTAGAGGAAGATGCTGATGCATCATTTGACTTGTTTCGGGATCCAGAAGATCTCCCCGACGAGTACAATTATGATTATGATGACTATGTTGATGAATCCATGTGGGGTGATGAGGACTGGAAAGAACAAGAACATGAGAAGGAGGAAAATTATGTGAGTGTAGATGCTCACATCTTGTCCACCCCT GTAATTGCAGATATTGACAAAGATGGTGTACAAGAAATGGTGATTGCTGTATCATACTTCTTTGATCGCGA ATATTATGACAACCCAGAACATGCAAAAGAACTAGAAGGAATTGACATGCAAAAATATGTTGCAAGCAGTATAGTTGTCTTTAACCTTGACACACGGCAAGTCAAATGGACTGCAGATCTTGATTTGAGCACAGATACTGTAAATTTCCGTGCTCATGTATATTCCTCTCCAACTGTGGTCGATTTGGATGGTGATGGATATTTGGACATCCTCGTTGGAACTGCTTATGGCTTGTTTTATGTTATTGATCATCGTG GTAAGGTTAGGAAGAAATTCCCCCTTGAGATGGCTGAGATCCATGCACCAGTCATTGCTGCGGACATCAATGATGATGGCAAAATCGAGATGGTTACTACTGATTCCCATGGAAATGTAGCAGCATGGACTGCAGAAGGAGAAGAAATCTGGGAAGTGCATCTAAAGAGTCTAATTCCACAG CGACCTACCGTTGGTGATGTCAATGGAGATGGGCACACTGATGTTGTGGTCCCAACTGTGTCGGGAAACATCTATGTTCTTAGTGGAAAGGATGGCTCAAAAATTCAACCTTTCCCCTATAGAGCACATGGAAGAATCATGAGTCCTGTTCTACTGCTCGACATGAGCAAACATGGAGAAAATGCAAAAGGGCTAACTCTTGCTACGACGTCATTTGACGGTTATTTATATTTGATTGAGGGATCAAGTGGCTGTGCAGATGTTGTAGACATTGGAGAAACCTC GTACACTATGGTTTTGGCTGACAATGTGGATGGTGGAGACGACCTTGATCTTATTGTTACCACTATGAATGGCAACGTCTTCTGCTTTTCCACTCCCTCACCACACCATCCTCTCAAG GAATGGAGATCATCAAACCAAGGAAGGAATAATGCTGCATATCAGTACAACCGTGAAGGTATTTATGTTAAGCATGGCTCCAGGACTTTCCGTGATGAAGAGGGCAAGAATTTCTGGCTAGAGTTTGAGATTGTTGACAAGTACAGGGTGCCCTACGGGAATCAAGCTCCTTATAATGTGACG GTAACTTTACTTGTTCCTGGGAATTATCAAGGAGAAAGGCGGATTGTGGTCAGTAGTGTGTATCATCAACCAGGGAAGCAACGAATGATGCTTCCCACTGTTCCTGTTAGAACAACTGGAACTGTGCTCGTGGAGATGGTTGATAAAAATGGGCTGTATTTCTCTGACGAGTTCTCACTCACCTTCCACATGCATTACTATAAGCTGCTGAAGTGGCTTGTGCTGCTGCCGATGATTGGGATGTTTGGTGTTCTTGTCATCTTACGGCCCCAAGAAGGTGCACCATTGCCATCATTTTCACGGAATATTGACTAG